CTTAATAAATAAAATAATATATAATAAAATCAACAAGGGATTACATAAATAGATTAGAAGTTTGTAAGATTTTTGGAAAGAATAAAATTATGATTTATTTAAAACTTAATATTGATTAAGTCGAAAGTTTTTTAAAGTTGCAGATGCTTAGAATCGCAAATTTTAGATTTATAATAAAACTAATATGTTGAAAGAATTTGCGAATATAAGATTTGTTTTGATAAAACTAATATTTTATAATTTAAAATGATTTCGAGTGAGTTAAAGATAGCTTTTGAAAGTTAAGAAAAGGTTTAATAAAACGAGGCTTATTTTCTTTAAGATTGTGCTGAATGTCAGAAAATGGCTTGATGACATTTAACAATTTAAAATGCTTTTAGAGGAAATCTCCGTTTATGAAAAGAATATATGTTATTCAAATGATGGAGATCCTTTAAAAATATATTGCAAAACCTCAATATTGTAGAGTTTATTGAAGTTTTGCAGAAAATTAATAGAATACACAGAAGGGGGGAAATAGTGGCAAGTATTAGAGATGTAGCTAAAAAAGCAGATGTTAGTGCAACGACAGTTTCTAGAGTTTTAAACGATAAGGGATATGTATCTGAAGATACTAGAAAAAAAGTGCTCAAAGCAATGAAAGATTTAAATTATACACCTAATGAACTAGCTCGTAATTTATTCCACAAAAAGGCAGGAATTGTAGCTGTTTTAGTCCCTGATATTTCGCATCCTTTTTTTTCGGAGTTTGTAAAGTACGTGGAAATGGAACTGTATGAAGCAGGGTTTAAAACTATGATTTGCAATACAATAAAAGAGCAAAATTATGAGTTGGAATATCTGGATATGCTAAATCGGCATATAGTAGATGGGATTATTACTGGAGTTCATTCATTGGAAATTGAGGAATATCTAAAAATTAATAAGCCCATTGTAGCGTTAGACCGATATTTAGGCGAGAATATACCGGTTGTAGGAGCAAATCATAAGCGTGGGGGGGAAATGGCGGCAAAAAAATTAATTGAAAGTGGCTGCAAATGTGTAGTTCAGTTCCAGGGGTCATTAGCAGTTGAAACACCGTCTCATGATAGACATATTTCTTTTAAGCGAGTAATGGAGGATGAACATATACATGTTTATTCTTATGAGTTAGAATGGAACAGATTTGATGAATCTTACTTCGAAAAAGTAGTACATCAAATGTTTGAGAAACACCCAGAAATTGATGGTGTCTTTGGAACAGATTTATTGGCAATAAGCTATTTAAAAGAAGCAATCAAAAAAGGTAAAAGAATACCGGAAGATGTGAAAATAGTAGCTTATGACGGAACATATGTTACAGAAATTGTAACACCAACGGTAACTTCAATTGTACAGCCAATTGATCAACTTGCAAGGGAATGTGTACACTTAGTATCGGATTTGATAAATGGTAAAGTGTATAAGAAGAAAAGGGTTGTATTAGATGTTGAGTTACGCGAAGGGGAAACTACGTAAGATAATAAATTAAAAATGCAAAAATTGAATTATAAAATATGAATAATTATAGTAAATACTTAAAAGATGATAAAATAAAAATGTGTTATGTGTATTAAAGGAACAGTTTAAGGAATTTTAAACACTAAAAAGATATATTGTAACATATAAGAAACCGGTACCACATTTGAAAAAATATCTAAAATACTTAAAACGGTTTAAAATATTTTTTAAAATCTCCACAAGGTAAGGATTATTTTAAAAAAGTTGTATTAGCACGAATGTGGAACGGGTTTCATAAAAAGAAATGGGATTTAGTGTGAAAGTAAAATTTTGAAATCTGAGCACACCAAAAAGATCACCATACTGCTTAAATTACGAATAATGGAATATACAAATGTACTAAGTTATTTTTGAAGGAATAATGGTACTGACTTCCTTTTCTAAAAGAATAATAGCGTTTTTAATATACTGCTGTTTATGTTTTTGATAAAGCTTTTCAGATATGTTTGAATAATCAGTGTCAGTAGCATTGAACAGGTTTATTTTTCAAAAACATATGATAGAGACAGGTAAGCATCATCCGGGCAATAGCAACAATTGCACTTTTATAGCCGCGGCGCTTTTTAATACGGTCATATTTAAACTTAAAATAAGGATTCTTTTTATCCTTAATTGCTGCATTGGCACACTGTATTAGAAATGGTTTTAAGTAAACCCCTGCTCTAGAAACATGGACTGATTTCTTCTAACCTGCACTTTCGATGTTTTGTGGAGTAAGCTCAGCCCATGAGCCAAGGTGTTTATCGGATTTAAAAACCAATGTCTGTGTCAATTTCAGCGATAACATTAAATTGCCGATTTTTCGGTCATGCCGGGAAGAGTAACAGCGTTATCAAATAAGTCTTGATGATGTTTAGCCAACTGTGAAATAGCTTTATTTAAGTCAGAAACATTGGCTAATAAAATCATAGTGTTTTCTACAAACCTTTATCTTGACTGATTGATCATCCCTTAATTCGTATCAAATATTTGACTAAATGAATTTGAATAAATCAGCAATTCAAGCAGCATTCTTATCATCGTTTTTTTGACCTTTAATAGCACGGAGATATTTAGGATTAGATATGTATTCAATACTTACCTAGACTTCGAAGCAACTATAACTTAGAAGCCAATCTTTTAACCTATTAAGGTCAGAGTTAAAAGTAGAGAAGCGCCGTTTAACATAAGTGGTAACATTGTTGGGGTCAGTAATAGTAATGTCAGCTACAAAGAGCTTTTCGTAAACATCCATGCCACAGCAGATATGGTGAGTAATTTTTAACATAAACAACTCTCAAAAAGGAGTAAAATTATGAAACAAAATGAAAGGAATGAGTATTATCATGAAACAAAAAATTAAAAAACTGTTAGCAATGTTTTTAATAGGGGTTATAGTTTTTTCTATATTAACCGGCTGTAATACCACTAAGCAGTCAACGAGTAAAAATGGGAAAATAACAATTACTCTTGGAATGCACGTTGCAGATACACAAAAACAAGAACCTGTAACTTGGAATATTGTGCAAGAGTTTATGAAACGAAATCCTGATATTATCGTAAAGATTCAAGGAAGTGATAAAGATACACACGTTCAGAATATGAAAATTGCTGCGCAAGCTGGCGAATTACCAGATATTTTTTGGATGGATTCTTCTGTAGCACCACAACTAAACAAAGCAGGGGATTTATTGGATTTAAATGATTTTTTAAATAAATATCCAAATGTTTCTGCAGCATTAAATGATAACATGAAAAAAGCTTTTAATTCTGATGGTGTTCAATATGGATTACCTTATCAGGCGCTAGTAACAGGAATATGGTATAACAAATCAATCTTTGAAAAGAATGGTTTAAAATTTCCTACAAATGGTACAACTTATGAAGAGCTGTTAAATGACGTAAGGGTATTGAAGAGTAAGGGAATTGTACCAATTGTACAAGGAGCAAAGGATCCTTATAGTGTTTGGGCCTTTCTAATTGCTCTAGAGAGATATGGATACTTCGAGAAAATTGATGATATTTTAGCAGGAAAAGCAAAATTCAATAATCCTGATTTCGTAAAGTTCTTTGACAAATTAGTTGAGTTAGGAAAGAATGGAGCATTTCCAAGTAACGCTTCGACTATGACATATTTCCAGGCTAAGGAAGAATTTTTAGCAGGTAGAGCAGCAATGTTCGATTCTGGTATGTGGGATGCGGCTGCTATTGATGAAAAGCTAGGTGAGAATGTAGGTTTCTGGTGGGGACCAACTTTTTCAGATTCAAGTTACAATCAAAAAGTAAAAATGGATGTTCCATCTGCACCATTATGTGTGAGTGCTAAAGTTGGTAAAGACCGAATTAAGAAAGATGCTGTTTATAAGTTCCTTGCTTTCTATTATGGTCCTGAGGCTGCTAAAATATCATATGCTGGTTCAGTAATACCTGCTACTAATTATAAAGTAGATGTAGATATGAGTGGAAAGTATGCATTCAAACAACTTGTGGAAGCCCTTCAGGACCCAACATGGAAAAGCCCAATGGCACAACCGGATTTAGTATTAGATCAAGCTGTTCAAGCACAATTGTATGATTCAATGTATGGGGCAATGCTAGGGCTATATACAACAAATCAAGCATTAGATAAACTTGATGCGATATTAAAGCAACAATAGGAATTTTCAAAAAAGGAGTGACCCCAATGTATTGGCTGAGCAAAAAAAGATACATGATTTTAATGTTAGTACCAACCATATTGATTTACATTATATATATGATCGCACCAATTGGAGTTGCTGTAGGGTATAGTTTCACGGATTATACAGGAATAGGAATGGCTAAATATGTAGGTTTAAATAATTATATTAGGCTATTTAATGATCCAATTTTTATGAATTCGTTAAAAAATACAATGATCATATTTGTAGCAGATTTCCTATTGTTGATGTTTGGCGCATTCGCTGTTGCACTTTTATTAAATGAAAAGCTTAAATTTAATGGAATTGCTAAAGCATTTATATTCTCACCAGCAATTATTGCACCAATAATTGTAGGTATTATTTGGGTTTTCATCCTTGATCCCAAAATAGGTTTAATCAATAATATTTTTAATGCTATTGGGCTTGGGAAATACGCACCTGAATGGATTGGTGGAAAAACTTTAACACCATATTCTGTTGCATTTATCTACTTTTGGCAGCAATTAGGATATCTGGCCACAATTTTTGTGGCCGGATTGAAAATGATACCTGAAGAAGTTTTTGAAGCTGCCAAAGTAGACGGGGCATCAAGTTGTCAAAAGTTGATATTTGTAACAATTCCAATGCTTAAAACAACCATTTCAACAGTAGCAATTTTGATTATTACTGGAACATTTAAAATATTTGAGATTGTACAACAATTGACAAATGGTGGACCAAATCATATATCAGAAAATTTAGTTACCTACAGTTATGCAACAACATTTACTAATGGAGAATATGGCTATGGCATGTCTATTGCGACATTCACATTTATTATTTCATTAATAATTACTGGTGTGTATTCGAAGGTGACAAGTGGTAAAGAAAAATAGGAGGATAGAAAATGGCATCAGCAATAAAAACAAAAATCAAATTACAGCCAAAAGTTTATAAATATATACTATTAACGATTGTTACCTTTTTAGTAATTCTTCCATTTTTATGGATGTTTTTAATGTCATTTAAATCAAATTCAGAGATTTTTGCTAATCCATTGGGTTTACCAAAGAGTTTAAGCCTTATTAATTTTAAACATGCGATTGAGACTTTGGATTTTTTACAGCTTTATAAAAATACCTTTTTCATAGTTGTTGTAACAATGATAATTGAATTACCAATAACATTTTCAAGTTCTTTTGTTTTATCAAAAATGACATTTCAAAACAAAAAGTTGAAATCTATAATTTATGGATTTTTGATAAGTGGACTAACAATTTCACCATTTATTTTGCTATTCCCAGTATATAGAATAAATACAATTTTACATTTGAAAGAACAGATGGGATTAGTTAT
This portion of the Thermoanaerobacterium sp. RBIITD genome encodes:
- a CDS encoding LacI family DNA-binding transcriptional regulator, with the protein product MASIRDVAKKADVSATTVSRVLNDKGYVSEDTRKKVLKAMKDLNYTPNELARNLFHKKAGIVAVLVPDISHPFFSEFVKYVEMELYEAGFKTMICNTIKEQNYELEYLDMLNRHIVDGIITGVHSLEIEEYLKINKPIVALDRYLGENIPVVGANHKRGGEMAAKKLIESGCKCVVQFQGSLAVETPSHDRHISFKRVMEDEHIHVYSYELEWNRFDESYFEKVVHQMFEKHPEIDGVFGTDLLAISYLKEAIKKGKRIPEDVKIVAYDGTYVTEIVTPTVTSIVQPIDQLARECVHLVSDLINGKVYKKKRVVLDVELREGETT
- a CDS encoding carbohydrate ABC transporter permease; translated protein: MASAIKTKIKLQPKVYKYILLTIVTFLVILPFLWMFLMSFKSNSEIFANPLGLPKSLSLINFKHAIETLDFLQLYKNTFFIVVVTMIIELPITFSSSFVLSKMTFQNKKLKSIIYGFLISGLTISPFILLFPVYRINTILHLKEQMGLVMPYIASSISFNTLLFVGYLKSLPLEIDEAAIIDGCSLWQLIIKVIVPMAKPVIATVVIFNVLYIWNEFPFASVILHKPEDYTLSLGASFFKGKYNIDYAGIIASSVMIIIPQLVFYGILQKNIIDGITAGAIKG
- a CDS encoding extracellular solute-binding protein; translation: MKQKIKKLLAMFLIGVIVFSILTGCNTTKQSTSKNGKITITLGMHVADTQKQEPVTWNIVQEFMKRNPDIIVKIQGSDKDTHVQNMKIAAQAGELPDIFWMDSSVAPQLNKAGDLLDLNDFLNKYPNVSAALNDNMKKAFNSDGVQYGLPYQALVTGIWYNKSIFEKNGLKFPTNGTTYEELLNDVRVLKSKGIVPIVQGAKDPYSVWAFLIALERYGYFEKIDDILAGKAKFNNPDFVKFFDKLVELGKNGAFPSNASTMTYFQAKEEFLAGRAAMFDSGMWDAAAIDEKLGENVGFWWGPTFSDSSYNQKVKMDVPSAPLCVSAKVGKDRIKKDAVYKFLAFYYGPEAAKISYAGSVIPATNYKVDVDMSGKYAFKQLVEALQDPTWKSPMAQPDLVLDQAVQAQLYDSMYGAMLGLYTTNQALDKLDAILKQQ
- a CDS encoding sugar ABC transporter permease, which translates into the protein MYWLSKKRYMILMLVPTILIYIIYMIAPIGVAVGYSFTDYTGIGMAKYVGLNNYIRLFNDPIFMNSLKNTMIIFVADFLLLMFGAFAVALLLNEKLKFNGIAKAFIFSPAIIAPIIVGIIWVFILDPKIGLINNIFNAIGLGKYAPEWIGGKTLTPYSVAFIYFWQQLGYLATIFVAGLKMIPEEVFEAAKVDGASSCQKLIFVTIPMLKTTISTVAILIITGTFKIFEIVQQLTNGGPNHISENLVTYSYATTFTNGEYGYGMSIATFTFIISLIITGVYSKVTSGKEK